The region ATGGACATCTAGGTTCTCGCATGTACTGGCTACTGTAactagtgctgttatgaacatctcCTTCTGATCCTACCTTGTGCCAGGGCTTTAAATATCATCTCTATACTGATGACGCCAAAGTGGAACTCTGAGCTCCCGGCTGGTCTAGCCCGATGCCAGTCTGTTAGTTTCCTTGGAATGTTTACGAGATACATCAAGTATAACATGTCCTCAACTGAGGCAATGCCACCGTTTCACTTCTTGGCTTGAAGCTCTTCAACAGCTTCCTATTGCATTTGGAATAATATCCAGATTTACCCTTAGCCTTCAAGACCTTGCACCATTTAACTCCTGCCTACCTCTCCTCCCAGGTCCTCTTTCCTTTTATGTCATCTCTGTTCTCTCCCAACTCACAAGGCCACTGGCCTCAAAACATGCTCAAAACAGACCAAGCATAGTCCCACCTCAGAGGTGAACAACTActgttttttttctgtctggaaTGACCCTTCCAGGGCCCCTTTCAGTCCTGACTCTTTCTTATCACTCCCATTTcgctttatttatgtatttatttttgtatgaaaggtttttattttgcattttaatttccattagaaagactattttttttttcaattctcaaattttaaatttctctctctatatatttttactgaagtatactcagtttacaatgttgtgtcaatttctggtgcacagcacaatgcattatagtcatacatgaacatacgtatatttgttttcatagtctttttcaccataagttactacaagatattgaatataccaTTTCACATTAAATGTCATCTTTCAGAGTCCTGTCCTGACCCCTTGATCTAATGCACTCCCCCGTCCCTTTATTCTTGTCCACATCtccctttttaaatttcctgtacTATTATTACATGTACTCTGTTTAATCGTATTTGCTTCTTGCATGCTGTTTGTCTCTTCCACTAGACATGAGCTCCAGGAATGTACAGGCCTTGGTCCTTTTGTTAGCAGTGGCTCTCTGTTCTCCTGAACAATGTTCATTGCATTGGCTGGATGAATGcattaatgaaatattattagttttctattatacaaatttcaaatacttaaaaaatttttgaaacctTTGGCCTAGCTCATGTGTGATTTTTTTCGGATGTTATGAGACCAATGTCACTGAGGTTTGGTATCACTTTCTTCTTGTATATTTTCTACCATGTCTATGGTTCAGTTTTCCAACAGTCATTCTGTACATGATTCTGCATGATTCCTTCTTCAACGTTAGCAACAAAATTAATGATAGAAATTGGTGATTTCCTCACAAAACCTTTGTTATAATATAAAAGTAGGGGTACGCAATGTGTACATGGATGCACACATGCTGGCTAGGAGAGCTTTACTTTCTTGATTTCTAGAATAACTATTGATTGTTTCATAAATTTTTGCCTGATTCATTCAGGTAACCCTTTCTCATATGTTTTTGACAGGTGCAAGAAAGAAATTCCATCATCGGAGAAAACTACAGGTGGCCTCATACTATTCCATATGTCCTGGATGACAGCTTGGGTTCGTATGCACTTTGGAATATCCACAACTCATGTATGTCCTGGCAGAATGTGATGACAGTCTTTCCAAGGGTAGACTCATACGGTCTCTAAGGGTTTTATTTGTGTGTTGCTTTGTGTGGCTATATacacttccttaaaaaaaaaaaaaaagcaaaatgaacaatGAAAAGAATCTAAATTATTTCGTCTGAAATATTTGCTGAGTTTTGACCAATAAAAGGATTAATTCAACCAACATTTATGGGAGAGAGCCTACTCTGTATTGGATGCGTGGGACATAAAGACTAGGGAGCtggtctttattttaaagcagtaatttcacatattttcagattttacacatgaggtaaaaacaaagaacaaccaaacaaaaCTTTAGAAACTGGCGTTGTTTTACTAGCATTTTACTTTACCAAGTCAGGAACTTAAACAAGAATACATTATCTTTTATCATCTTCTTTTCATAGAATAAATGatctttttaattctaaaaagtcagaaaaatctCATCCAAAAGAAAGGACAGCTTTTCTATATTAGGAATTTTTTGTAACAGAAAACTCTAAATATGGCCCTCGTTTTACCTGTGGATTGACAGAAACGATATCACTGACCAAtgtcagttcaatccccagtacctctgttataaataataagtaaaaaaaaaaataaaccaaattacctcccccagccacccaaaataaaattaaaaatttaatttaaaaatctaattataaTAGAATTATATAAACGATATGATTCATGATATGTTCGAAGAGCTATGGGAGCGTGGTGGAGGACATTTAACTCAGCCTAGATATAAAGTCACATGCCTTAGGGAGCAGGGGATACTATATGGTAGGGCTGCCATGAGGCTGTGTAAATTGTATACCACACATAGGTGCCTGGGAGGGGGACAAGTGGGACTGAAATGAAGTTTGCATTCTGTTCATCAGGAGACATTCATTTCTTTGCATGAAATTCTATTTATCCACCTGCCAAGCCAGCACTTGCAGTGTCTGCCAGTTGAGGTGGCTCTTTCTGACTCACAGAAGGTACCACGTGGGCTAGTGCAGCCTCGGACAGCAGGGGAAGGGTGCTCTAGGCAGATGGATCGCTATGTGCAAAGGCTCGGGGAAGGGAGAAACCCTCTGGCTGGACTTAGGTTGAGAGTGAGGAGATAATGAAGTTGAACAAGCAGGCAGAATCCAGACTGGGAAAGACTCGAGTGTTTCCCATGTTAAAGAACTTGGTGTGTATACGGGTGGTAATGTGGAGCCACCAAAAGTTTTAATGCAGAAATGGCATTGCTACCCCTCTGGCTGCAGTACAGAAGATGTGTTGTCAGTGGGGCAACAAGAAAGCAGGGAGATCAGTTAGACTCTCGAAGAAATTCAGGGAAGGACTGAAAAGTTTCTGAACCAAGGCTCTCTCAGTGAGGATAGACAGAGTGGATAATGCTAAAAGAGACTCAGGAGGTGATTAGATTTGGTGATTGACTGCAAGAGGTCAGGAAGAAGGTGGGTCTGGGGAAAGAGCTGCTAGCGCCCAAGGTTCTGTCTTAGACAAATGGGTGGACGGTAGTGCCTTTAACAGGAACAGGGGATGTGTCTGGAAGACGGTGGGTTAGAGAAGTATGTGCCACGCAGAATTTGAAAAGCAGCAAGCTCACTGTGGCGGGAATATATAACAGCTTGGCGTCTGGTGTGGCCATTCACGATGAAATCTAACAGGGAGTTATTCAAGATAGAGGAGATGGTTGAAGCCATGGGTACGGATGAACTTCTCACTCAGTGCCTTGCATTTAACAGGTGATCCATAGATCAGCTTTATTTTCATACTGTGTTCCATGAAAGATCAGAGATCACTGTTACTCAGATTCTGGTGAGCCAACATGTGAAATTCCACCAGCAGGACTTTAGACTTTTAGCTTAAGCCTTGGATGTCATTTGGCTGTTAGATGCAACCTACCTGAGAGGCATAACACTAGAAGTGTCCATGAATAGCTTCCTGTGAATGAATTACAATTCTTTGCCTGGGTGCCGGATTTGAGGtgagggatggggagaggaggaaagggataAAGGCACAGTGAGAGATTAACAAcggtaattaataaaatagaaaaattataacaATAAACTGTAACTAAAGTTATGTGAAGGTGGCCTCTCTCTCAGAATATCTTACTGTACTATACTCACCCCTTTTCCTGTGATGATATGAGACGATAAAATGCCCACATCATGAACTCAAATGAGGTGAATGACGTAGGCATTGGGATGTAAAGCGTTAGGACTACACTGACCTGACGAAGTGTCAGGAGGGGGACCATCTGCTTCGGGTGACACCCGGTCATGGAGCCGTGACAATGTTGATGGTTGGGTATGAGGAGCAGATGACAGATGTTCACGGTTGGGTGTCCCTGGTGGGATCAATCAGGATGGCATGAGATTTCATCAGGCTGCTGAGAACAGTGTGCAACTAAATaattatgaattgtttatttctggagttTTCCATTTAATACTTTCGGACCTCAGTGACTGTGAGTAATTGAATCTGCACAAAGTGAAACCACAGATAAGGGGGACTACGGTCCTGGGGACTTCACCTCtactttctctgcttctcacaaCATCCCTGCAAAGCTGATCTCGATTCCCCTCGCAATGGATCTGATGATAATACTAAAGCTCCAAAGGTGACTTAAATTGGCAAAGGTTGTACATCAAAAGTAAGTGGTGAGGATAGGGGACAACTTAGGTgtgtctggctccaaagtccacacgcctactactctgccatactGTCTCCCACCATCCTTCACTTCACGGGTACCTGACTGCATTTGTGACCATCTTTCCACAGGCATCTGATACAGCCCCTTCCTCTAGAGGTCGCTCTCTGAGCTTCTTTTCCTGCACGTCTCTGTTGCTCTCATGCCTCTGCCTTTTTTGAGCTCCATGTCTATCTAACCTGTTAGCATCACTCAATTTCAAAGTAATGGTTCTTATTCCTATATTGGACACTGAACTCACTTGCAAATCTTATGAACACTCTCCCCAGAAAATGCACTCCGCAGGGATAGATACAGACATAACATTGTGTATACTATTTTAGCCCATTCAAGGGCCGTCTCATCTCAAGTTCCTCAGACTGAGAACTCTACTGTGAGCTTCTTAGGTGAAGCTGACTAGCTGACTATTAATAATGGGAAAGCTTGGATGTTTTGATGTTCATTTTGGTTGCCTGTAAACCAATATATTTGTTCTCTGAGGTAGGGAAACTCCCTTTGGCTGTTTGGTAAAGCACCTCTAATGGCTctgaagaaataaatatggaGGAAATAAGACATCTAAAGAACGACTTGCACGTGATACTTAATTGGAGCTGAAtactacattttataaaaataaaacactaaacaTTCATGAAGAGACTGACTCATAATAAGTAATATATGGCATGGCCTGTTTCCATGGTGAAGAGTTCAATGGTGAGAATTTTAATGAGTGTATTTgtgtttgctttcttccttcaGGAATGAATGCCAAGGGAGTTATCCTCAAAGCGTTTGAACGCTATCGCCTGAAAACATGCATTGACTTCAAGCCTTGGTCTGGAGAAGCCAACTATGTATCAGTGTACAACGGCAGTGGGTAAATGGAAGAGTTCGTCTTCTGTGTCCCGATGAGACCTGTTGCGGTTGGGGCGTGATAGGCCAGCAACTGCCTGAGACCCTGACCTTGAGGGGAGTGAGGGCTTCCAGGGCTGTTTGCTGGGTCTAGTTTCTCTAGCCATAAAACAGAGTGTTTTCTCACATGCAACCAGACTGCCAATGGTAAGACAAGGAAGGTGGGATCATGTGCCATCCATCCCACGACTCTGTGAACTTCAGCCTGTCTGTAGTTTACAGACTCCTTGTTTCAAGTAAAACATGAGTGCACACGTGTGCGTGTGAAtgtatttagatttattttaatgtcagaaCTCTGACTATTTGGGTTAAGGAGATGATAGTTACTTGACTCAAGTTTAGCAATTCTGAGAGGTTGCCGTATCTCTAAGACTCTTATTAATGTTCATCAGCATACCAAGGACCATatggaaacttttgaaatttccagaaaaaaatcagGAACTGGCTGACTGGAGGATGACTTACACCTCTGTAATGTTTGGTGTCAGCCCAAGTTCTCCAAAGATGATCTGGTCTGGAAGGTTGTTTTCATACCTCACCGgggttatgagagaaatgcatgGTGTCCAGACATAAGTGAAGGATCTAGGTGCTAACTCAGTGAATTAGGCTTTAGGGATTTTGCGCAAAGACCTCAACCTGCATCATTATAatcccttctcccccttctcctgtAAACTCTCCTGGAAGCTGCTCGTCTTCAGTGGGAAATCAGCGTGTTGGGATGCAAAAACTCTCCATCGGGAAGAACTGTGACAAAATAGGAACAGTTCAACATGAGTTTCTCCATGCGCTGGGATTCTGGCACGAACAGTCGCGTTCCGATCGGGATGACTACATCAGCATAATTTGGGACAGAATTATGACAAGTACACTTCTCTTGTTTTCTTACACGATTGTTAGGTTTAAATACTGAATTTCTAAATGCGTGCCCTCTTCTGCCATCTGCGCCGACTCTTACTAGTGGGAAAACGCTGATGTTTTGATTCCTTACTTCTGTTGGCTCTAACTCAGTGTGAGTTGAAGTGCCTGAAGGTTGCTGGGGTGTTCCAGAGCCCCAGTGGGAGCTGGAGGTGAGCTTACAAACCAGTGTTTCCCAGAGAATGATTTGTGGAGCTCCGTCCCACAGTTTGTTCACAGATGTGTGGAAAGGAATCCACGGTCAAATCAGTTTGGGAAATCCTAGGTTAAAAGAAATTAGCATTATTTACACTGCTGTACCATTTGACGCCTTTGCTAGACTAACGTGAATTGTGAATCTGCAAGAAGAGAAACATTTCCCAATGTGACTTGATcatggtcttttttttccccccctttttgtAGAGTATTGAGATTTGTTATTCCATAGAGCTCATATTGAGAAACACTGCAGTGGCTGAAGGGCTCCAAACTCTTTGTGACTTTGTGCTCCAAGTCAGAAAGGTTTTAATAACCATGTTTTGTGTACTTTTTCCAGAGAGACacttagtttccccatctctcctgCCTCTGCAGGGTCTGGGGGAGGAGGCGTGGCATTGCTGTCATGGGAGGGCTGCTAGGTGCGGAGGCCCCCTGACGTCACAATCTCAACAGCACTGCTCATGCTCcttacctgcccccacccccgcccacacTCAGTCTGGTGATGTCAGCTGGGGTGAAGCTCTGAAGCAGACTAAAAGATTTCTAGAACAAGAGAAATATTTAGCTTTAAACTCACTCTTTAGACGTCCCAACATCTTATTTTTGTTGGAAACTTCTGCCTAGATTTGATAACTCATTGATTCCTTTAACGATCAAATCCACCTTATTGTGTCCACAAAAATCATTCGATTTCAAGTTGCAACCAGTTGCCCATTAGTATGAGGCTCAGTGGTCAGGAATCTTCTCTGAATGTCTTTATTTACATACATCTACACATactccagtaaccataaaattgctGATGATGTCAATCCTTTCTAATGACTGTTCATGTATGTATGACAACGAAAAAACTCACTCTTACTGTCAGTGGTTCCCTGGTCCCATCCCAGCACATCTGCCAAGGTCCTCTTGCCTTCATGTCCATTTGCTGTGGATGCCCCCACCTTCCATCACTGCCTGCCAATGACAGTGACTATTTCAACAACACCTTTCAGAATGCTTCTCTCCATTAGCAGTTCTTAGAACCTTCAGCCAAATTCTAAAGTCCAACTTCGGGCTGTAATGAAACCTTAGATAAGTTTAGCATGACGGCTGGTATCACAATTCTAAGCTTGAATATTACAACTAAgataaaaatgtatgaaacacTCTTGAAATACCATAGCTCATTGGTAGCAAGTTTGCACTATGGTTAGTATAGTCTTTATTTCTAAGTTAAGAGGTTTTGAtgttaaaataaactaaattttgTGAACCTCAAGtaattagagatttttttctatcatttagACAGAAAACACAATTTTATCATCCGTAATGACCAAGAATCGGACTTCCTGAATGTTCCCTACGATTACAATTCAGTAATGCACTACAGTAAAACTGCCTTCAAAAATGGATCAGAGCCAACAATTGTAACGAGAATCCCGGACTTCATGGATGTGATCGGCCAACGAATGGACTTCAGTGACTTGGATATCTTGAAGTTGAATCGACTGTATAACTGTAGTATGTGACAATGACTTCTTTGAAATgacttctgtttctctctgctaTGTGGGAAGAAATTCTGCTCTGTGCCATTTTTGCCTAGCCTTGCTGGGTTTTCTGAAATTATAGGTTCATCATCATAGTTTgatattcaggaaaaaataaaaacaacgcAGAATCACACCTGATTCCAATCTATGACAGGGGTTTTTCTTACAAGTTCTGGCCTTCAGATATGCAAACAGATTGAGTCCTGTAGCTCCATGCCCATTCAAACTTTTGAAGCTATTACTAATTCACCCAAAACGAGGGGTACAGTCGTAATATAAATGGGATCAGATAATGTGGGTTGTGGTTTACTAGTCTGAATCACTGTGTAAATTTAGGTTTCAATAATTagttaatttgtttaaaaaaaaaaaaaagacctggggCAGGCAGCTTATTCAGAGCTACAGAATCTTGCTCAGTGTCTTGGCTCCGCAGGGATCAAGAGGTCTTCAAGCCACCGCCACCCAGAATCAGCGAGGTGTCCCCTGTATTGTCAGCCTGAAATTCCCAGTTCCTCTAGATGAGCTCCGTTTTTGTTACTTCGATTATCATGCTTTTATCTAGAACGTCGATGATTGTATTTTTGCTTTCGCAGCCTCTTCCCTGAGCTTTATGGACTCGTGTGATTTTGAACTGGAAAACGTGTGTGGTATGATTCAAAGTTCAGAAGACAGTGCTGACTGGCGAAGGGTCTCCGAGGCTCCTGGGGGCCCAGAGAGTGATTATTCCAACATGGGCCAGTGCAAAGGTAACAGGAACGACATACTTCCAGATCTTACTGTCAGTGGCTCTggcattttgttttttcccctgtgaAATCCTGGGATGTTAGTGCTCATTTCTATCAGAAGTATTAAGGTTAACCCATCCGGCGCTACTCAGGAATCAGTTCTGTGTGTTAGAAGGATGTGGTTCATTTCTCTGCTTTTACTCTCTGAGTTTGCTTTTTTCCTACAAATCAGAACTGGGCTGTGTGAAGCCTCCACCCATAGTAGGTGCCCACAGCAGGAGGGGACTGCCCCTCCCTGAAGGATTCTTGTCTCTGGAGCAGTGGGGTGGTTTTCTGGAAGCTTGTGGAATCCCAGAGACTTGCCAGTGAACAGCACCAGGCTGTGACTTAATCAGTTTCAGAATTTCAGCTGGTTGCTCTTGTCACAAAAATGCTTAAAAAGGAAGGTAGAAAgtacaatttatttaattttattcagagGAGTATCCTTTTCCACtggaattttgttttgaattaaataGTCATCTATTTTGCTACAAGGgccaaatgtttatttatatgcACATTTGTGGCAGCAAATATGTAAAACAGGACTTCAGAACTCAGGGCTTTTGCTTAACAGCTCAGATGGTCTGGGCAGGAGCTGAAGTCTCTAATAGCAAGGAGGTAcgattttcctttttcattttttggggggttgagGGGACAGGACAGATGTTTAAAAGTACAAACTTGCAACAAGCAGTAAATAAGCCctagagatctaatgtacagcacagtgaacatagacaacaatactgtattataatcatcaaacttgctaagagactagactTAATTAATCCCACtgacaaaagaaataattatgtaaCGTGATAGAAATGCGAATCATTACTAGATGACAATCATGTCATTATGTAAATGCATCAAATGAACATGTTATGTACCTTAAGTTTGCACAGTGGTacatgtcaaatatatttcaataaaatatatatttttaaatgtagatttGAATAGGGGATAGTGGTcctgaaggaaggaggaaaggctggagggaaggagggaggggagagagaaagagagagagggagaggataGACAGGTGACACTTTTTTCCATGCTTGAAAACTAACGTCTATAGTAAGAAAACGGTTATCTAGTGTTGCTTTTTTCATAAACTGCCTACTCCAAGAACTGCATTTAAATGCCCTGCACACAGTGCCCTGCAGACAGTGGGGAGTAAGTGGAAATACAGTGTCCAAAGACACGCTCTCCTACAGccagtctctgttttctcaggtcTGCTTTTGTCTTCCTGACAGGTGCTGGCTTCTTCATGCATTTCAACAGGAGCTCCGTAAATGAGGGGGCCAGAGCACTGCTGGAAAGCAGGATCCTATACCCCAAACGAGGGTTTCAGTGCTTGCAATTTTATGTGTATAACAGTGGGAGTGAAGGTGACCAGCTGAACATCTATGTCAGGGAGTATTCTGCAGCCAGTGTGAACGGCACTCTAACCCTCGTGGAAGAAATAAAAGGTGCAATGTCAACATTCTTATTGTTGGGCTCAGAGCAAGGCAGTCTTAACGCTTTACTTAATGCAACAACTTACGACAGGGTAGGGGCTATGGACTTACGCTTTTCAACTTAAAACTTGATCCTCCTTGTTTTATGCTGTGTTTAGGAAGCTAAAATGAGAGTCCCTTCTGTGCTACATAATATGTGACACTCGCTGAAGAAACTTTAGATCAGTCTCTGGCACTGAGGAGGTCAGTTCTTGGAGAGTAATAAAAATACAATGggatttgagatttacaaatgttagccagtatatataaaaatagatttaaaaaaatttcttctgtacagcacagggaactatgttcaatgtcttgtattaactttaatgaaaaagaatatgaaaacaaatatatgtatgtatacgtgtgactgagacattgtgctgcacaccagaaattgacacattataactgactgtacttcaatttaaaaaaatatacaatggaaactAGCTTAGGCAAAATTGGAAGAGTTACTGGCTGAATGTAACTAAATTGTAGAAAAGATAAGAAAGGACGTGGCCTCAGGCAGGACCTTCCCTGTTATCTCAGATGGGCTTGGTCCATGAAACTGATGCTCTGGCTGCTTCACTTCCTAGCTTACATTTTACCGAATGTGCCATCCGACTGGAGAAGGGACTCTTCTAAtatttggcttaaaaaaaaaaaaccccagtgaAGGATTCTCATTGCTGTGACTTGGGTCAAATGCAGGCTCTGGAGAAGGTGCTGAGTGGAGAGAGGGCACCACTGCGACTGGACGACGCGTGTCCTTCCTTCCAGTCACGTGTCAGGGAGGTGGCTCAGGCTGACCACTGATTCAAGCAGCTGGTTCAGAAGGTTCCCCGAGGAAGGGAGGGGCTGTGAGGTGGCAACTGTATCACTGTCTGCTGCACATATGGTCCTCTTGGTTTGAATGAATTGACTAAAACCTGTTATAAAGCCCATCCACTTTATGCCATATGTCCTGCCATTTCCCCCCGTTTAACAATGAGAAACATAGATAGTTTCCTTCATGAAAACCTACAAGCTGAGGCTCTTAatcttgttttatatatacatttataaaataccaCACATTATATACTAGCGTTATATGTATCTaatgcatataatatatatgattataagactgtattttaaattattacatatacacatatatgattATACACATataatctttttattattctttaaaataacttaatttttctctttttaaaataattaactatattttttagataattaatttttttaacagaggtaccagggattgaacctaggacctcgtgcatgctaagcctgcactctaccactgagctataccctccccaccatgtgTAACCTTTTGCATTAGCAATCTGTGGGTGTTATTACTGATTGACAGTGGCACAAAAGGTACTTAAGAAACTTACTGAGGAGCTCAGAATTTAAACTGAAAGTACCGATAAGATGAAGTTGAAGCTCTCATGAAAGGTTCTTGTTCAATCTAGAGTCCTTCCATGGACAATAACAGCATTTTTTGTAATTTGGATATTTCtaacttattttcaaaagcaaTTGCATTTCTCATTGAGCACCAGTATGTTTAAGCCCTTGTGTTAACTACTAGTTTGACATGGATTCCTGAGCTATTCTCTACCAGAGTGGGGggcttttgaaaaattttaaatggactgCTTCTTGTTGAGGTACATTGTGGGTTTTGTCACTGGAAGCAGCCCTAAGCTAGAACCTCAACTATACAAGCAAGGTATTGCTTCTGCTTTTtacagcaaggagacaggagtgcggACACACAGGCGCCGGCTAGCAAAGCACATTCGTTTTTCCTAAAGGTCACAagtggctggggtctgttacaatttattaacccagtcatgggctcccacagtACATGGTATAAGAAAATACCACAAGGTGGCACGCCACGTGCTGCTAGCTAGGGGTAGGGGATCATAGTGGAGGGGGAAGTGTGGTTTGGGGAGAAAGGAGGTGGTACCAAATatcagataaatatttgtaatgTTGAGTCCCTGGCCAGAGGCGTGAAGAGTAAATTGGAGGATGTGGACTTTCTAGGGTTTGATGAATTCCTGCTTAATACTGCCCAAAAGCTGATTGAGAATTTTGCATGTGAAGGAAGTGTTGCCATCAAAGTATAAATCGTTTAAAGGCGGCTTTGGCTGAGAATTACAGGAATCTGGGCCACAAGGGTAGAGTATTGAGCTTGCTTGTCTGTTTAACTAACTGAATGGGAGGTAACTGGTCAGGAGGGCACGGAGTATTCATGAGTTAGGTGTTCTTGTTTGCTCACCCTTCTCTGGGAAAGGGTGACCTCTCTGAGAAACAACATCCAGATATTCCAGGGAGCGGCCCCGCCTCACAGAAGTACCTCGAAGTAAATAGGCCTGGGCTGGAGGAGTGAGAAATCCACCCCTCGCACCTGCAGGAAGCAGTAGCCCCAGGAAGGTCATTTGTCCGTGAAGTTAGAGCCTGTTGATTGGCACATGATTCATCATCCTTTGCcttctttgaaataattatgtCTCTTTTGCAGATATACCCATTGGGAGCTGGCAACTTCGCCACGTAACTCTGAACGTGACCAACAAATTTCGAGTGGTGTTCGGAGGGGTCAGAGGTGCTGGGGCCTCACTGGGTGGCCTGTCTATTGATGACATCAATCTTTCGGAAACACAGTGCCCCCATCACACCTGGCATATAAGGAATTTCACTCAGCTCCTCGACAGTTCCAATAGCTCTCTCTTCAGCCCTCCATTT is a window of Camelus bactrianus isolate YW-2024 breed Bactrian camel chromosome 24, ASM4877302v1, whole genome shotgun sequence DNA encoding:
- the MEP1B gene encoding meprin A subunit beta, with the translated sequence MDSWGLSSFLFFGVLLLVSGLPTPENFDIDGGMDRDIFDINEELGLDLFEGDISLDEVQERNSIIGENYRWPHTIPYVLDDSLGMNAKGVILKAFERYRLKTCIDFKPWSGEANYVSVYNGSGCSSSVGNQRVGMQKLSIGKNCDKIGTVQHEFLHALGFWHEQSRSDRDDYISIIWDRIMTNRKHNFIIRNDQESDFLNVPYDYNSVMHYSKTAFKNGSEPTIVTRIPDFMDVIGQRMDFSDLDILKLNRLYNCTSSLSFMDSCDFELENVCGMIQSSEDSADWRRVSEAPGGPESDYSNMGQCKGAGFFMHFNRSSVNEGARALLESRILYPKRGFQCLQFYVYNSGSEGDQLNIYVREYSAASVNGTLTLVEEIKDIPIGSWQLRHVTLNVTNKFRVVFGGVRGAGASLGGLSIDDINLSETQCPHHTWHIRNFTQLLDSSNSSLFSPPFYSSKGYAFQVSLKLTNLTNVGIYFHLISGANDDQLQWPCPWQQATMTILDQNPDIRRCMSRELSITTDPFMISGNGNYFWDRPSKVGGKAFFSNGTQFRRGGGYGSSTFMTLEQLKSRDFIKGNDVYILLTVEDISHLNSTQSQPVPTFSSDDLCASFRCENDGICIVREGNAECRCPSGEDWWYMGERCEQRGSRRDTIIIAVSSTAAMFALMLIITLISVYFTRKKYHTKTSSNTANTTLENQYAL